Proteins encoded together in one Paenibacillus sp. J23TS9 window:
- a CDS encoding MFS transporter — translation MPQSANSLTLELTHTVVQSRQRPRLMLAVMLLSVFMAVANIFIVNVATPSIQHGLHADFYGVQFVISAYTLAYAVALILGGRLGDRYGRKKMLLIGVAGFTLTSLLCGISNGIGMLTMVRVIQGFSAALISPQVLSLIQAQYPPEKRGGIFGLYGAAQGLAATTGQLIGGLLLMWNSWGLEWRMVFFFSIPIGVSILAMVPFIPESKDMARTRMDWYGAIIVAAGLFLLVYPLVQGQKEGWPIELVMSLILSAPMLALFVWSQKKMLHVSRDPFMNVNLFGQRGFGLGMIVVFLLMSSQAAFFLIAAYLLQIGLGFTALKSGAIILPMGLGYFLASLMSARVTGKLGPHVLTLGSVLTAIGYLFLALTVKATGISPNVYLWIPALAILGIGQGFIAAPLTNIVLSKVPKQDIGSASGILTTGMQVAYAIGIGLIGILWMNSLDHYALQTGVQEGIQQADARGYTHSFIFCIYMLAAYTVFLIPLSMTLAKRKRT, via the coding sequence ATGCCCCAATCGGCAAATTCACTCACATTGGAGCTTACGCATACGGTGGTTCAATCCCGCCAGCGTCCGCGTCTGATGCTAGCGGTTATGCTGCTGTCTGTCTTTATGGCTGTAGCTAACATTTTTATTGTGAACGTCGCAACGCCTTCAATTCAGCATGGACTCCATGCCGATTTCTATGGTGTGCAGTTTGTCATCTCTGCTTATACGCTAGCCTATGCGGTTGCTCTCATTCTCGGAGGGCGGCTTGGTGACCGGTATGGACGTAAGAAAATGCTGCTCATTGGCGTAGCCGGCTTTACGCTCACTTCATTGCTATGCGGTATATCGAATGGGATTGGAATGCTGACGATGGTCAGGGTCATCCAAGGATTCAGTGCAGCGCTGATTTCTCCGCAGGTATTATCACTCATTCAGGCTCAATATCCACCGGAAAAGCGCGGGGGCATATTCGGACTCTATGGCGCTGCACAAGGATTGGCAGCTACAACCGGACAGCTCATTGGTGGACTCCTCCTGATGTGGAATTCGTGGGGACTGGAGTGGAGAATGGTCTTTTTCTTCAGTATACCGATTGGTGTGTCGATCTTGGCGATGGTCCCATTCATTCCGGAATCAAAGGATATGGCCCGGACCAGAATGGATTGGTATGGAGCGATAATTGTGGCAGCTGGCTTATTCCTCCTCGTCTACCCGCTCGTACAGGGTCAGAAGGAAGGCTGGCCGATCGAGCTCGTCATGAGTCTAATCCTTTCCGCTCCGATGCTTGCCTTGTTTGTATGGTCTCAGAAGAAGATGCTGCATGTAAGCCGCGACCCGTTTATGAACGTGAATTTGTTTGGTCAGCGTGGATTTGGGCTGGGGATGATTGTGGTCTTTCTGCTCATGTCATCGCAAGCAGCGTTTTTCCTGATCGCTGCCTATTTGCTGCAAATCGGGCTTGGGTTTACAGCTCTAAAATCTGGAGCCATCATATTGCCGATGGGACTCGGATATTTCCTCGCTTCGCTGATGTCGGCCAGGGTGACGGGCAAGCTTGGTCCGCATGTGCTGACGCTAGGTTCCGTTCTGACTGCCATCGGATATTTGTTCCTTGCCCTCACCGTAAAGGCAACGGGGATTTCTCCAAATGTATACCTATGGATCCCGGCACTTGCCATACTTGGAATCGGCCAAGGCTTCATCGCTGCTCCGCTCACGAATATTGTACTCTCCAAAGTACCGAAGCAGGATATTGGTTCAGCATCAGGCATTCTGACCACTGGAATGCAGGTCGCCTACGCCATCGGTATTGGACTCATTGGCATTCTGTGGATGAATTCACTGGATCATTATGCCCTTCAAACAGGCGTTCAGGAGGGAATTCAACAGGCGGATGCGAGAGGCTATACCCATTCATTCATTTTCTGCATATACATGCTGGCTGCCTACACTGTGTTTCTCATTCCGTTATCAATGACGTTGGCAAAAAGAAAGCGGACATGA
- a CDS encoding TetR/AcrR family transcriptional regulator, translating into MTKKESAKERILRVASDLFYREGVRAVGIDRIIEESGVAKASFYRNFSTKDQLVVEYLELRSGRREGNIEEIKCRFPDSPKEQLYALLDDLVERMNKSDFRGCPFMNAVVEFPDPGHPGHQSAVESRYLVWGKVEDIARQAGATDPAELTFQLRILSDGAMMSAYVDADTFHSDYFLRAAKRLIEDQCPPSHSPS; encoded by the coding sequence ATGACAAAGAAAGAATCTGCGAAAGAGAGAATCTTGCGGGTTGCCTCCGATTTATTTTATCGGGAAGGCGTGCGTGCTGTAGGTATTGATCGTATTATCGAGGAGTCCGGTGTAGCCAAAGCGAGCTTCTATCGCAACTTTTCCACCAAGGATCAACTCGTTGTTGAATACCTGGAACTGCGATCCGGTAGAAGAGAAGGAAACATCGAAGAGATAAAATGTCGTTTTCCTGATTCGCCAAAAGAACAGCTTTATGCCCTGCTTGACGATTTGGTCGAACGGATGAACAAGTCCGATTTCCGTGGATGTCCATTCATGAATGCTGTCGTTGAATTTCCTGACCCAGGCCATCCTGGACATCAGTCTGCGGTCGAAAGCCGTTACTTGGTCTGGGGAAAAGTAGAGGATATTGCCCGGCAAGCCGGCGCCACAGACCCGGCCGAGCTTACGTTCCAGCTACGAATCCTCAGCGATGGAGCCATGATGAGTGCCTATGTTGATGCTGATACATTCCATTCTGACTACTTTTTAAGAGCTGCAAAACGTTTGATCGAAGACCAATGTCCGCCTTCACACTCTCCCAGCTAA